The following are encoded in a window of Gossypium raimondii isolate GPD5lz chromosome 13, ASM2569854v1, whole genome shotgun sequence genomic DNA:
- the LOC105782271 gene encoding amino acid transporter AVT1I — protein MWVYECHKMDFTKAEKLESQNEVQQPQQPTKGTSFLRTCFNGLNALSGVGILSIPYALAQGGWLSLFLLFLVAVLCWYTGLLLRRCMDTHPLIKTYPDIGERAFGYKGRAVVSVFMYVELYLVAVEFLILEGDNLDKLFPNTAFKVAGMKIRGKQAFVMLTSLIVLPTTWLKSLALLAYVSAGGVLASFILVICIFWVGAVDKVGFHENYLDLNWRGMPIAISMFAFCYCGHAVFPTLCSSMKDRSKFSKVLLVCFITSTINYGSMAVMGYLMFGEHLKSQVTLNLPIKKMTTKIAIYTTLINPLTKYAIITAPITTAIEETSLFRNSRSLSILIRTALVISTVIVALTIPFFGYVMAFIGSFLSVTASMLLPCLCYLKLNKAAQKMGLELIIIVAILVAGLFIGVVGTFTSIKQIVKHL, from the exons ATGTGGGTTTATGAATGTCACAAGATGGACTTCACAAAGGCAGAGAAATTAGAGAGCCAAAATGAGGTTCAACAGCCACAGCAACCAACCAAAGGCACCAGCTTTCTTAGAACTTGTTTCAATGGTCTCAATGCCTTATCAG GCGTTGGGATACTGTCAATTCCATACGCACTTGCTCAAGGGGGATGGCTAAgcttatttcttcttttcctgGTAGCTGTTCTCTGTTGGTACACAGGATTACTTCTACGACGTTGTATGGATACGCATCCCCTCATCAAAACCTACCCTGATATAGGTGAGCGTGCTTTTGGGTATAAGGGGAGAGCTGTCGTATCCGTGTTCATGTATGTCGAGTTGTATTTGGTTGCAGTTGAGTTTCTGATATTAGAAGGTGACAATCTGGACAAACTGTTTCCAAACACGGCATTTAAAGTTGCCGGGATGAAAATCAGAGGAAAACAAGCCTTTGTTATGTTGACTTCCCTCATAGTTCTGCCAACTACATGGTTGAAGAGTTTGGCGCTACTTGCCTATGTTTCTGCTGGTGGGGTGTTAGCTTCTTTCATTCTTGTTATCTGCATCTTTTGGGTGGGAGCAGTAGATAAAGTGGGGTTTCATGAAAattatttggatttgaattgGAGGGGAATGCCTATTGCCATAAGCATGTTTGCTTTTTGTTATTGTGGCCATGCAGTTTTCCCTACGTTATGCAGCTCAATGAAAGATAGAAGCAAATTCTCCAAG GTTTTACTTGTTTGCTTCATCACAAGCACGATCAACTACGGATCGATGGCTGTCATGGGCTACCTGATGTTTGGAGAACATCTGAAGTCTCAAGTGACATTAAATCTTCCCATAAAAAAGATGACCACAAAAATAGCAATTTATACTACTCTAATCAATCCCCTGACGAAATATGCTATCATAACCGCTCCAATTACGACTGCGATCGAAGAAACATCCCTCTTTCGCAACAGCAGGTCACTAAGCATCCTCATTAGAACTGCACTAGTGATCAGCACAGTGATTGTTGCCTTAACCATCCCATTTTTTGGCTACGTGATGGCATTTATAGGATCGTTCTTGAGTGTCACTGCATCTATGTTGCTGCCGTGCCTGTGTTATCTTAAACTTAACAAAGCTGCTCAAAAAATGGGGTTAGAACTGATAATAATTGTAGCAATTTTGGTTGCTGGGTTATTTATAGGTGTAGTTGGAACCTTTACTTCCATAAAGCAAATTGTTAAGCATCTGTGA